Proteins from a genomic interval of Poecile atricapillus isolate bPoeAtr1 chromosome 1, bPoeAtr1.hap1, whole genome shotgun sequence:
- the LOC131574544 gene encoding USP6 N-terminal-like protein isoform X1 translates to MKKDIESLIAQEKAEIVAKYEKGRQEGAQIDQWEDADFTLYKVTDRFGFLHEQELPTRTALEEKQKQQEIERVDKWLKMLKKWGKYRNSDKMCRRVYKGIPLQVRGQVWSLLLDVEKMKKENEGKYEQMKEQAKSFSSEIKQIDLDVNRTFRNHIMFRDRYGVKQQALFHVLSAYSVYNTEVSYCQGMSQIAAILLMYLNEEDAFWALAQLLTNQRHAMHGFFIPGFPKLQRFQAHHEQILNKLFPKLKKHMDKEQMTTGIYTTKWFLQCFIDRTPFTLTLRLWDIYILEGERVLTAMAYTILKLHKKRLLKMTLEDLREFLQEKIAASLQYEDDAVIEQLQVSMTELRKMKFDLPPPAKPEEFPRKPLGLELSLNPVAIKENAAANGQNGRVGEHTPDREPHPHRVPGTPGGVTVVEARIPTSQGSEAAEATNVLDSGGRPPDEEGQVEHILDGQPSSLLKASEMQAQQHLLPTVLPPEQPLLAPGCAVVDHGVSLHAPDEYSSLDSSLQNRPAPPDSSTVELSAMDQAVWEPNPTVLPAEQASSLGRDAVLQAAPHPLPAGCRQLSCTSQSDGSPESERGEEAADDRHCRAVLPDKTGLKCSASKAASTGELLSLQHNGLGSGTGTTCWPEAVLPAQRWAGGSVPILSSREPEAAGPAEVCPAQRAPSPVVEGNSPYVVIKTTTPLHLAHATEQDFLNRKQVALPLTETGHPLPTTSMLPPLTPDPEEVEVQKSLQKPLNALKTPRPPLSPKPKLLPQVAKSHSENSFLSGSSSLAKLPKSVTF, encoded by the exons ATGAAGAAGGATATAGAGTCTTTAATAGcccaggaaaaagcagaaatcgTCGCCAAGTATGAGAAG GGCAGACAGGAAGGAGCTCAGATTGACCAGTGGGAAGATGCCGATTTCACGCTCTACAAAGTTACAGACCGGTTTGGATTCCTGCA CGAGCAGGAGCTGCCAACCCGCACCGCCTTGGAGGAGAag CAAAAACAGCAGGAAATAGAACGTGTGGACAAGTGGCTTaagatgctgaagaaatgggGCAAATACAGAAACAGTGACAAG ATGTGCCGGCGTGTGTATAAAGGGATCCCGCTTCAGGTGCGAGGCCAGGTCTGGTCACTTCTGCTGGATGttgagaagatgaagaaggagaaTGAAGGAAAGTATGAG CAAATGAAAGAACAAGCGAAGAGTTTTTCATCGGAAATCAAGCAGATAGATTTGGATGTTAACCGCACCTTCCGAAACCACATAATGTTTCGGGATCGCTACGGTGTGAA GCAACAGGCACTCTTCCACGTCCTGTCAGCATACTCGGTTTATAACACT GAAGTGAGCTACTGCCAAGGGATGAGCCAGATTGCAGCCATCCTCCTGATGTACTTGAACGAAGAGGATGCGTTctgggcactggcacagctgcttaCCAACCAGCGCCACGCCATGCATG GTTTTTTCATTCCTGGGTTCCCGAAGCTGCAGAGGTTTCAAGCCCATCATGAGcaaattttaaacaaactcTTCCCCAAACTGAAGAAGCACATG GACAAGGAGCAGATGACTACTGGGATTTACACAACCAAGTGGTTCCTGCAGTGTTTCATTGACCGG ACTCCATTCACTCTGACCTTGCGGCTGTGGGATATCTACATCCTGGAAGGGGAGCGGGTGCTGACGGCCATGGCTTACACCATCCTCAAACTGCACAAAA AGCGTTTGCTGAAGATGACACTGGAAGATTTACGTGAATTTCTGCAGGAGAAAATTGCTGCTTCCCTGCAGTATGAGGATGATGCTGTCATTGAGCAGCTGCAGGTGTCAATGACTGAGCTACGCAAGATGAAATTTGACCTGCCCCCACCAG CAAAGCCTGAGGAGTTTCCAAGGAAACCCCTGGGCCTGGAGCTCTCCCTCAACCCAGTAGCCATAAAGGAAAACGCAGCAGCCAATGGCCAGAATGGCCGGGTGGGTGAGCACACTCCAGACAGGGAGCCCCATCCCCACAGAGTTCCTGGCACACCAGGAGGAGTGACAGTGGTGGAAGCGAGGATTCCAACCTCCCAGGGTAGTGAAGCAGCTGAAGCAACGAACGTGCTTGATTCGGGTGGGCGGCCACCGGATGAGGAGGGTCAGGTGGAGCACATCCTGGATGGGCAGCCATCATCTCTTCTGAAGGCAAGCGAGATGCAAGCCCAGCAACACCTCCTGCCCACGGTCCTGCCTCCAGAGCAGCCTCTTCTTGCTCCTGGCTGTGCCGTGGTGGACCATGGAGTCTCCCTCCATGCCCCAGATGAGTACAGCTCCTTAGATTCCTCTCTCCAAAACAGGCCGGCTCCTCCTGACTCCAGCACCGTTGAGCTTTCCGCTATGGACCAGGCAGTGTGGGAGCCAAATCCCACTGTCCTGCCAGCAGAACAGGCATCTTCCCTGGGCAGAGACGCAGTGCTCCAAGCAGCCCCCCATCCTCTGCCAGCCGGCTGCCGGCAGCTCTCCTGCACATCACAGAGCGATGGCTCCCCTGAGAGCGAGCGCGGGGAGGAGGCTGCGGATGACAGGCACTGCAGGGCGGTGCTGCCGGACAAAACAGGCCTGAAGTGCTCAGCATCCAAAGCTGCATCCACAGGAGAGctcctcagcctgcagcacaaCGGGCTGGGCAGTGGCACCGGCACCACGTGCTGGCCCGAGGCCGTGCTGCCTGCGCAGAGGTGGGCAGGGGGCAGTGTGCCCATCTTGTCCAGCAGAGAGCCggaggcagcagggccagccGAGGTCTGCCCCGCCCAGCGGGCACCGTCCCCTGTGGTGGAAGGGAACAGCCCCTACGTTGTTATCAAAACCACCACTCCCCTCCACCTGGCCCATGCGACAGAGCAGGACTTCTTGAACAGAAAGCAGGTGGCATTGCCTCTGACAGAGACTGGACATCCCCTGCCTACCACCTCCATGCTGCCACCTCTTACGCCAGACCCAGAGGAGGTAGAGGTCCAGAAAAGCCTCCAGAAACCATTAAATGCACTGAAAACCCCAAGACCCCCATTGAGCCCCAAACCAAAATTACTGCCACAGGTTGCCAAATCCCACTCAGAGAACAGTTTCCTTTCAGGCTCTTCATCCCTGGCAAAGCTGCCCAAATCAGTGACATTCTAG
- the LOC131574544 gene encoding USP6 N-terminal-like protein isoform X2, whose product MLKKWGKYRNSDKMCRRVYKGIPLQVRGQVWSLLLDVEKMKKENEGKYEQMKEQAKSFSSEIKQIDLDVNRTFRNHIMFRDRYGVKQQALFHVLSAYSVYNTEVSYCQGMSQIAAILLMYLNEEDAFWALAQLLTNQRHAMHGFFIPGFPKLQRFQAHHEQILNKLFPKLKKHMDKEQMTTGIYTTKWFLQCFIDRTPFTLTLRLWDIYILEGERVLTAMAYTILKLHKKRLLKMTLEDLREFLQEKIAASLQYEDDAVIEQLQVSMTELRKMKFDLPPPAKPEEFPRKPLGLELSLNPVAIKENAAANGQNGRVGEHTPDREPHPHRVPGTPGGVTVVEARIPTSQGSEAAEATNVLDSGGRPPDEEGQVEHILDGQPSSLLKASEMQAQQHLLPTVLPPEQPLLAPGCAVVDHGVSLHAPDEYSSLDSSLQNRPAPPDSSTVELSAMDQAVWEPNPTVLPAEQASSLGRDAVLQAAPHPLPAGCRQLSCTSQSDGSPESERGEEAADDRHCRAVLPDKTGLKCSASKAASTGELLSLQHNGLGSGTGTTCWPEAVLPAQRWAGGSVPILSSREPEAAGPAEVCPAQRAPSPVVEGNSPYVVIKTTTPLHLAHATEQDFLNRKQVALPLTETGHPLPTTSMLPPLTPDPEEVEVQKSLQKPLNALKTPRPPLSPKPKLLPQVAKSHSENSFLSGSSSLAKLPKSVTF is encoded by the exons atgctgaagaaatgggGCAAATACAGAAACAGTGACAAG ATGTGCCGGCGTGTGTATAAAGGGATCCCGCTTCAGGTGCGAGGCCAGGTCTGGTCACTTCTGCTGGATGttgagaagatgaagaaggagaaTGAAGGAAAGTATGAG CAAATGAAAGAACAAGCGAAGAGTTTTTCATCGGAAATCAAGCAGATAGATTTGGATGTTAACCGCACCTTCCGAAACCACATAATGTTTCGGGATCGCTACGGTGTGAA GCAACAGGCACTCTTCCACGTCCTGTCAGCATACTCGGTTTATAACACT GAAGTGAGCTACTGCCAAGGGATGAGCCAGATTGCAGCCATCCTCCTGATGTACTTGAACGAAGAGGATGCGTTctgggcactggcacagctgcttaCCAACCAGCGCCACGCCATGCATG GTTTTTTCATTCCTGGGTTCCCGAAGCTGCAGAGGTTTCAAGCCCATCATGAGcaaattttaaacaaactcTTCCCCAAACTGAAGAAGCACATG GACAAGGAGCAGATGACTACTGGGATTTACACAACCAAGTGGTTCCTGCAGTGTTTCATTGACCGG ACTCCATTCACTCTGACCTTGCGGCTGTGGGATATCTACATCCTGGAAGGGGAGCGGGTGCTGACGGCCATGGCTTACACCATCCTCAAACTGCACAAAA AGCGTTTGCTGAAGATGACACTGGAAGATTTACGTGAATTTCTGCAGGAGAAAATTGCTGCTTCCCTGCAGTATGAGGATGATGCTGTCATTGAGCAGCTGCAGGTGTCAATGACTGAGCTACGCAAGATGAAATTTGACCTGCCCCCACCAG CAAAGCCTGAGGAGTTTCCAAGGAAACCCCTGGGCCTGGAGCTCTCCCTCAACCCAGTAGCCATAAAGGAAAACGCAGCAGCCAATGGCCAGAATGGCCGGGTGGGTGAGCACACTCCAGACAGGGAGCCCCATCCCCACAGAGTTCCTGGCACACCAGGAGGAGTGACAGTGGTGGAAGCGAGGATTCCAACCTCCCAGGGTAGTGAAGCAGCTGAAGCAACGAACGTGCTTGATTCGGGTGGGCGGCCACCGGATGAGGAGGGTCAGGTGGAGCACATCCTGGATGGGCAGCCATCATCTCTTCTGAAGGCAAGCGAGATGCAAGCCCAGCAACACCTCCTGCCCACGGTCCTGCCTCCAGAGCAGCCTCTTCTTGCTCCTGGCTGTGCCGTGGTGGACCATGGAGTCTCCCTCCATGCCCCAGATGAGTACAGCTCCTTAGATTCCTCTCTCCAAAACAGGCCGGCTCCTCCTGACTCCAGCACCGTTGAGCTTTCCGCTATGGACCAGGCAGTGTGGGAGCCAAATCCCACTGTCCTGCCAGCAGAACAGGCATCTTCCCTGGGCAGAGACGCAGTGCTCCAAGCAGCCCCCCATCCTCTGCCAGCCGGCTGCCGGCAGCTCTCCTGCACATCACAGAGCGATGGCTCCCCTGAGAGCGAGCGCGGGGAGGAGGCTGCGGATGACAGGCACTGCAGGGCGGTGCTGCCGGACAAAACAGGCCTGAAGTGCTCAGCATCCAAAGCTGCATCCACAGGAGAGctcctcagcctgcagcacaaCGGGCTGGGCAGTGGCACCGGCACCACGTGCTGGCCCGAGGCCGTGCTGCCTGCGCAGAGGTGGGCAGGGGGCAGTGTGCCCATCTTGTCCAGCAGAGAGCCggaggcagcagggccagccGAGGTCTGCCCCGCCCAGCGGGCACCGTCCCCTGTGGTGGAAGGGAACAGCCCCTACGTTGTTATCAAAACCACCACTCCCCTCCACCTGGCCCATGCGACAGAGCAGGACTTCTTGAACAGAAAGCAGGTGGCATTGCCTCTGACAGAGACTGGACATCCCCTGCCTACCACCTCCATGCTGCCACCTCTTACGCCAGACCCAGAGGAGGTAGAGGTCCAGAAAAGCCTCCAGAAACCATTAAATGCACTGAAAACCCCAAGACCCCCATTGAGCCCCAAACCAAAATTACTGCCACAGGTTGCCAAATCCCACTCAGAGAACAGTTTCCTTTCAGGCTCTTCATCCCTGGCAAAGCTGCCCAAATCAGTGACATTCTAG